One window of Rubrivirga sp. SAORIC476 genomic DNA carries:
- the aroQ gene encoding type II 3-dehydroquinate dehydratase gives MSDSPRPGVLVLNGPNLNRLGVREPDVYGALTLADIKADLRKQFPGLTLTFAQHSGEGDLIDALHAADTVTTAGVVFNPGGYAHTSVALRDAIASISTPVVEVHISNVYARESFRHTSLLSAVCAGVITGFGVAGYAMGVGHFAGHG, from the coding sequence ATGTCCGACTCGCCGCGCCCCGGAGTCCTCGTCCTCAACGGGCCCAACCTGAACCGCCTCGGCGTCCGCGAGCCGGACGTGTACGGGGCGCTCACGCTGGCCGACATCAAGGCCGACCTCCGGAAACAGTTCCCGGGCCTCACGCTGACATTCGCGCAGCACAGCGGCGAGGGAGACCTGATCGACGCGCTCCACGCCGCCGACACGGTGACGACGGCGGGCGTCGTGTTCAACCCCGGTGGCTACGCTCACACGTCGGTCGCCCTGCGGGATGCCATCGCGTCGATCTCGACGCCGGTCGTGGAGGTCCACATCTCGAACGTGTACGCGCGGGAGAGCTTCCGCCACACGTCGCTGCTGTCGGCCGTCTGCGCGGGCGTGATCACGGGCTTTGGCGTCGCCGGGTATGCGATGGGCGTGGGGCACTTCGCGGGGCACGGCTGA
- the murJ gene encoding murein biosynthesis integral membrane protein MurJ: MAERPEDADEPSAPEPESVAEPQNEPSPDDALRPAGLSAPAEGAEMLAEADAAPDSPAEEALEAERIQDAAEKDPSASSGGSGALLVAAGIFASRVIGLVRDRAVAYYFGSGAFADVYRLALRAPNFLQNLLGEGTLSASFIPIYSRMLEEGREEDAGRFAGAIFGLLAAVAFGAAILGVLLAEPFVAVIASGFLGDADKVQAGTLVVDRFDLAVRVVRLTFPMTGFLVLSAWCLGVLNSHRRFLLSYFAPVAWNVALLAALFGGAYLYLDDPFGVGRVDVVPADQLSQLLIAVFVGGIAGGILQFGVQLPLVLKLLTGFRPRLSLQVEGVREGIKAFVPVVLGRGAYQLSGYLDFWLSTFVAAGALGAIGYAQTLYLLPISLFGMSVAASELPELSRISRSELGAFLTRVNRSVRQIFFLIVPTVVGYLGFGSLVVGAFYQTGQFAADDTWQVTLVLAAYSLGMVATTAGRLLQNAFYALSDTKTPAKIAVWRVAVSAVIGGALMFVLDRYSVTDVVGIASEGDPLRLGAVGLALGSAVGAWVELWRLVAALKTHDPAFRLPWGRAVQMVGLAGLAAIPATLVMGFVPSTPFPVWAYGIGVIGVFGISYMALGHLFGFEESDAWVGRFLRKLKR; the protein is encoded by the coding sequence ATGGCGGAGCGCCCCGAGGACGCCGACGAGCCGTCCGCGCCGGAGCCGGAGTCGGTCGCCGAGCCGCAGAACGAACCGTCGCCGGACGACGCCCTGCGCCCGGCCGGGCTGAGCGCGCCCGCCGAGGGGGCCGAGATGCTCGCCGAGGCGGACGCGGCGCCGGACTCGCCCGCCGAGGAGGCGCTGGAGGCCGAGCGGATCCAGGATGCGGCGGAGAAGGACCCGTCGGCGTCATCGGGCGGGTCGGGGGCGCTGCTGGTGGCGGCGGGCATCTTCGCGAGCCGGGTGATCGGGCTCGTGCGCGACCGCGCCGTGGCGTACTACTTCGGCTCGGGCGCCTTCGCGGACGTGTACCGGCTGGCGCTGCGGGCGCCCAACTTCCTCCAGAACCTGCTCGGCGAGGGCACGCTCTCGGCGTCGTTCATCCCGATCTACAGCCGGATGCTGGAAGAGGGGCGGGAGGAGGACGCCGGTCGCTTCGCAGGCGCCATCTTCGGGTTGCTGGCGGCGGTGGCCTTCGGGGCGGCCATCCTGGGCGTGCTGCTGGCCGAGCCGTTCGTGGCCGTGATCGCGTCGGGCTTCCTGGGGGACGCCGACAAGGTGCAGGCCGGGACGCTGGTGGTCGACCGGTTCGACCTCGCGGTCCGGGTGGTCCGCCTGACGTTCCCGATGACGGGCTTCCTCGTGCTGAGCGCGTGGTGCCTCGGCGTGCTCAACAGCCACCGGCGGTTCCTGCTGTCGTACTTCGCCCCGGTCGCCTGGAACGTGGCGCTGCTGGCGGCGCTGTTCGGCGGTGCGTACCTCTACCTCGACGACCCCTTCGGGGTGGGCCGGGTGGATGTCGTGCCGGCCGACCAGTTGAGCCAGCTGCTCATAGCCGTGTTCGTCGGCGGCATCGCGGGCGGCATCCTGCAGTTCGGCGTGCAACTGCCGCTCGTGCTGAAGCTGCTGACGGGCTTCCGGCCGAGGCTGTCACTCCAGGTGGAGGGCGTCCGCGAGGGCATCAAGGCGTTCGTGCCGGTGGTGCTGGGGCGCGGGGCGTACCAGCTCTCGGGGTACCTGGACTTCTGGCTGTCGACGTTCGTGGCGGCGGGTGCGCTGGGGGCCATCGGCTACGCGCAGACGCTGTACCTGCTGCCGATCTCGCTGTTCGGGATGAGCGTCGCCGCGAGCGAACTGCCCGAGCTGAGCCGCATCTCGCGCTCCGAGTTGGGCGCGTTCCTGACGCGCGTGAACCGGTCGGTCCGGCAGATCTTCTTCCTGATCGTCCCGACGGTGGTCGGCTACCTGGGCTTCGGGTCGCTGGTGGTCGGCGCGTTCTACCAGACGGGCCAGTTCGCGGCCGACGACACGTGGCAGGTGACGCTCGTGCTGGCGGCCTACTCGCTCGGCATGGTGGCGACGACGGCGGGGCGGCTGCTGCAGAACGCGTTCTACGCGCTGAGCGACACCAAGACGCCCGCCAAGATCGCCGTCTGGCGCGTCGCGGTGTCGGCCGTAATCGGCGGCGCGCTGATGTTCGTGCTCGACCGATACAGCGTGACCGACGTGGTCGGGATCGCGTCCGAGGGCGACCCTCTCCGCCTCGGGGCCGTCGGCCTCGCGCTCGGCTCGGCGGTGGGTGCGTGGGTGGAGTTGTGGCGACTGGTGGCGGCGCTCAAGACGCACGACCCGGCGTTCCGGTTGCCGTGGGGACGCGCGGTGCAGATGGTGGGCCTCGCCGGTCTGGCCGCGATCCCGGCGACGCTCGTGATGGGGTTCGTGCCGTCGACCCCGTTCCCCGTGTGGGCGTATGGAATCGGCGTGATCGGCGTGTTCGGGATCAGCTACATGGCGCTGGGCCACCTGTTCGGCTTCGAGGAGTCGGACGCATGGGTCGGGCGGTTCCTGCGCAAGCTGAAGCGGTAG
- a CDS encoding M48 family metallopeptidase, whose protein sequence is MSRLLFAVLALALSSCATLGGANYYSVDEEWQAGRQLEAQLRTQLPLTNDATLTRYVDQIGQAMARQTPLGNRQWKFFVVRDDAINAFNVPGGLVYVNTGLIANVGSAGELAGAIAHEVAHGAARHGTSRLSKAQEANILAGVLGGGGGVEGIAAQIAAQGAFASFSRSDEREADRLGVQIMARTGYDPDGLGDLLERLASQERSGGTAFFRTHPLSSDRMQTVRQLARQYDGRGLRMNDSQFASVRRRAAQL, encoded by the coding sequence ATGTCTCGTCTTCTCTTCGCCGTGCTGGCGCTCGCGCTCAGCAGCTGCGCCACGCTCGGCGGCGCCAACTACTACTCTGTCGACGAGGAGTGGCAGGCTGGCCGTCAGCTGGAAGCCCAGCTTCGGACCCAGCTCCCGCTCACCAACGATGCCACGCTGACTCGCTACGTCGACCAGATCGGGCAGGCGATGGCCCGCCAGACGCCCCTCGGCAACCGCCAGTGGAAGTTCTTCGTCGTCCGCGACGACGCGATCAACGCGTTCAACGTGCCCGGCGGGCTGGTGTACGTCAACACCGGGCTGATCGCGAACGTCGGCAGCGCGGGCGAGCTGGCGGGCGCCATCGCGCACGAGGTGGCCCACGGCGCCGCGCGCCACGGCACGAGCCGTCTCTCGAAGGCGCAGGAGGCCAACATTCTCGCGGGCGTCCTCGGCGGCGGCGGCGGGGTGGAGGGCATCGCGGCCCAGATCGCGGCCCAGGGCGCGTTCGCGTCGTTCTCGCGGTCCGACGAGCGCGAGGCCGACCGTCTCGGGGTCCAGATCATGGCCCGCACCGGGTACGACCCGGACGGCCTCGGCGACCTCCTGGAGCGCCTCGCGAGCCAGGAGCGAAGCGGCGGCACGGCGTTCTTCCGCACCCACCCGCTCTCGTCCGACCGGATGCAGACAGTCCGCCAGCTCGCACGCCAGTATGATGGCCGGGGGCTGCGGATGAACGACTCCCAGTTCGCCTCGGTCCGCCGCCGCGCGGCCCAGCTCTAA
- the queA gene encoding tRNA preQ1(34) S-adenosylmethionine ribosyltransferase-isomerase QueA encodes MPHALADYAFDLPDGLIAQRPAERRDGSRMLVLHRATGALEDARFADLGRYLEPGDALVFNDTRVVPARLVGKRPTGGRAELFLVEKAADGTWSALARPGRRLTAGGEVVFGDGLTAVIEGVEDSGRRRIRILRDGEPLDAAAEEAALEAIGRMPLPPYVDREADATDRERYQTVYARTPGAVAAPTAGLHFTPGTVDGLREAGVVTAEVTLHVGYGTFEPVRAEDLRDHRVAAERIEVSATTAATLNDVRAARGRIVAVGTTSTRALETAADAEGRFHPVSGPTDLTVTPGYRFRAIDGLLTNFHLPSSSLLVLTATFGGREAVMAAYRHAVREGYRFYSYGDCMLIL; translated from the coding sequence GTGCCCCACGCCCTCGCCGACTACGCCTTCGACCTGCCCGACGGCCTGATCGCCCAGCGCCCGGCCGAGCGGCGCGACGGGTCGCGGATGCTCGTGCTGCACCGCGCCACCGGCGCCCTCGAGGACGCCCGGTTTGCCGACCTCGGGCGGTACCTGGAGCCGGGCGACGCGCTCGTGTTCAACGACACACGCGTGGTCCCGGCGCGGCTGGTGGGGAAGCGGCCGACCGGCGGACGCGCCGAGCTGTTCCTCGTGGAGAAGGCCGCCGATGGCACGTGGTCGGCGCTCGCCAGGCCGGGGCGTCGGCTCACGGCGGGTGGGGAGGTGGTCTTCGGCGACGGGCTGACGGCGGTCATCGAGGGCGTGGAGGACAGCGGCCGGCGGCGCATCCGGATCCTCCGCGACGGGGAGCCGCTGGACGCCGCCGCCGAGGAGGCCGCGTTGGAAGCCATCGGCCGGATGCCGCTGCCGCCGTACGTCGACCGCGAAGCGGACGCGACCGACCGCGAGCGCTACCAGACCGTCTACGCACGCACGCCAGGCGCCGTCGCCGCACCGACGGCCGGGCTTCACTTCACGCCCGGCACCGTCGACGGCCTGCGTGAGGCGGGTGTGGTGACGGCCGAGGTGACGCTCCATGTGGGGTACGGCACCTTCGAGCCGGTCCGCGCCGAGGACCTGCGGGACCACCGCGTCGCCGCCGAGCGGATCGAGGTCTCCGCGACGACGGCGGCGACGCTGAACGACGTGCGGGCGGCCAGGGGGCGCATCGTCGCCGTCGGCACCACGTCGACGCGTGCGCTCGAAACGGCGGCCGACGCCGAGGGACGCTTCCACCCGGTCTCCGGCCCGACCGACCTCACGGTGACGCCGGGCTACCGCTTCCGCGCCATCGACGGCCTGCTGACCAACTTCCACCTGCCGTCGTCCTCGCTGCTGGTGCTGACGGCCACGTTCGGAGGGCGCGAGGCGGTGATGGCGGCCTACCGTCACGCAGTCCGCGAGGGCTACCGGTTCTACTCGTATGGCGACTGCATGCTGATTCTCTGA
- a CDS encoding polysaccharide biosynthesis tyrosine autokinase, which yields MPDRPPHSRPVPPLSGAYASAEDAVFEDLSFSRDPASGDGSARTGPEAPPEAPRWETVHEAPSSDAYPVEPPPPAAVPPVTQLGDPFRDSGDGAATLGYDPDDGFRIDFDEAPSTALAPMRPSVPAHRPASLPALPPTTPPPPAAAPRDEARDSVRRTLRMLRRHWPLILGLTLLGLLAGALHAFLTPPTYKAHSVLLIAPGDGERVGGAAMAPGEDISRVVNQGLVLQQAPQIAERTAETLLRQPNAEALTVVQAAGASYGTPVTADALADFLQEEVVTIGQAADQADAIRVEAEAGGAEEAALIARLYTAEYEALTQSTSRERSTRTREVLDEQIARREGELSEIESQLQRYMTSQNAAGLDEQTRVTVSQIGQLQSQLDFARVEAQTNRARLAQLRADLASIPERLERSADVPSVVETTDLDTEIARLERLLEQIYEQNPDLRGDPAGHPDVARIDGRLRDLRADRRRRIGNQTDAAVAAGGLDLSSEGSNGRAYVAELQRQISSVQADLAGAEARASTLSQRLGEARGQLRAVPGQSMEIGQLERQRTTTETTLTQLRQEYDRAELAETTEFGFAQVIREVQVPRDKASPKPPLSLALGGIAGFLLGLGLAFLRFQTDTRVRTPDELKEKGFAVIGTVPDVTAALRGGRQEIEGTAIHPGLVTLTHSFGPEAEAFRHIHAGLYAGGGAHPQVVLVGGPETHSGKSLVAANLAVAAAQAGRRTLLVDADLRHPAVGDLFGLGAHAPLGEGPPESNLVYWSTAVPSLLAMTPREMATSPDQMWAPHKIGALLQNLREAFDLVIVDTPSALATADATLLAPHADAALLVAEAGKTDLDAMTQVATELSGVGLTRVGAVLNRFDPRGAVGFKATAGIRHAPPTGR from the coding sequence ATGCCCGATCGTCCCCCTCACTCCCGCCCCGTCCCGCCGCTCAGCGGCGCGTACGCCTCGGCCGAGGACGCCGTCTTCGAGGACCTGTCGTTCTCCCGAGACCCCGCCTCGGGCGACGGGTCGGCCCGCACAGGGCCCGAGGCGCCGCCCGAGGCGCCACGCTGGGAGACCGTGCACGAGGCGCCCTCGTCCGATGCCTACCCCGTCGAGCCGCCCCCCCCGGCTGCTGTGCCGCCGGTGACCCAACTCGGCGACCCGTTCCGCGACAGCGGCGATGGGGCCGCCACGCTGGGGTACGACCCGGACGACGGCTTCCGGATCGACTTCGACGAGGCGCCGTCGACCGCGCTCGCGCCGATGCGGCCGTCCGTGCCCGCGCACCGCCCCGCCAGTCTCCCTGCGCTGCCTCCCACCACCCCGCCGCCGCCCGCCGCGGCGCCGCGCGACGAGGCCCGAGATTCCGTCCGCCGGACGCTGCGGATGCTGCGGCGCCACTGGCCGCTCATCCTCGGCCTGACGCTGCTGGGGCTGCTCGCGGGTGCGCTCCACGCGTTCCTGACGCCCCCCACCTACAAGGCTCACAGCGTGCTCCTGATCGCCCCGGGCGACGGCGAGCGCGTCGGGGGCGCGGCGATGGCACCGGGCGAGGACATCTCCCGCGTCGTCAACCAGGGGCTGGTGCTTCAGCAGGCCCCCCAGATCGCCGAGCGGACCGCCGAGACGCTGCTCCGCCAGCCCAACGCCGAGGCCCTCACCGTGGTCCAGGCCGCGGGCGCGTCCTACGGTACCCCCGTCACCGCCGACGCCCTGGCCGACTTCCTCCAGGAGGAGGTGGTCACGATCGGGCAGGCCGCCGACCAGGCCGACGCGATCCGCGTGGAGGCCGAGGCAGGCGGTGCTGAGGAGGCCGCCCTCATCGCGCGCCTCTACACCGCCGAGTATGAGGCCCTCACGCAGTCCACCTCCCGCGAGCGCTCCACGCGCACCCGCGAGGTGCTCGACGAGCAGATCGCCCGCCGCGAGGGCGAGCTCTCCGAGATCGAGAGCCAGTTGCAGCGCTACATGACCTCGCAGAACGCCGCCGGGCTCGACGAGCAGACGCGCGTCACCGTGAGCCAGATCGGACAGCTCCAGAGCCAGCTCGACTTCGCGCGCGTCGAGGCGCAGACCAACCGCGCCCGCCTCGCGCAGCTCCGCGCCGACCTCGCCTCGATCCCGGAGCGCCTGGAGCGCAGCGCTGACGTGCCGTCCGTGGTGGAGACGACCGACCTCGACACCGAGATCGCACGTCTGGAGCGGCTCCTGGAGCAGATCTACGAGCAGAACCCCGACCTCCGCGGCGACCCGGCGGGCCACCCGGACGTGGCCCGCATCGACGGCCGCCTCCGCGACCTCCGCGCCGACCGCCGCCGCCGCATCGGCAACCAGACGGACGCCGCGGTGGCCGCGGGCGGCCTTGATCTGTCCAGTGAGGGCTCTAACGGCCGCGCCTACGTCGCCGAGCTGCAGCGCCAGATCTCGTCCGTCCAGGCCGACCTTGCGGGGGCCGAGGCGCGTGCGTCGACGCTCTCCCAGCGCCTCGGCGAGGCCCGCGGGCAGCTCCGCGCCGTGCCCGGGCAGTCGATGGAGATCGGGCAGCTCGAGCGCCAGCGCACCACCACCGAGACCACGCTCACGCAGCTCCGCCAGGAGTATGACCGCGCCGAGCTGGCCGAGACCACCGAGTTCGGCTTCGCCCAGGTGATCCGCGAGGTGCAGGTCCCCCGCGACAAGGCGTCTCCGAAGCCGCCGCTGTCGCTCGCGCTCGGCGGCATCGCGGGCTTCCTCCTCGGGCTGGGCCTCGCCTTCCTCCGCTTCCAGACCGACACCCGCGTCCGCACCCCCGACGAGCTGAAGGAGAAGGGCTTCGCCGTGATCGGGACCGTGCCAGACGTGACGGCGGCCCTCCGGGGCGGTCGTCAGGAGATCGAGGGCACCGCCATCCACCCGGGCCTGGTGACGCTCACGCACTCGTTCGGCCCCGAGGCCGAGGCGTTCCGCCACATCCACGCCGGTCTGTATGCCGGCGGCGGGGCCCACCCGCAGGTGGTCCTGGTCGGCGGCCCGGAGACGCACTCGGGCAAGAGCCTCGTCGCCGCCAATCTCGCCGTCGCCGCCGCCCAGGCGGGCCGCCGCACGCTCCTCGTCGACGCCGACCTCCGCCACCCGGCCGTGGGCGACCTGTTCGGTCTCGGCGCGCACGCGCCCCTGGGCGAGGGGCCGCCCGAGTCCAACCTCGTCTACTGGAGCACCGCCGTCCCGAGCTTGCTCGCGATGACGCCCCGCGAGATGGCGACCTCGCCCGACCAGATGTGGGCGCCCCACAAGATCGGCGCGCTGCTCCAGAACCTGCGCGAGGCGTTCGATCTCGTCATCGTCGACACGCCGTCGGCGCTCGCCACCGCCGACGCGACGCTGCTGGCGCCTCACGCCGACGCCGCCCTGCTGGTGGCCGAGGCGGGCAAGACCGACCTCGACGCGATGACCCAGGTGGCGACCGAGCTCTCGGGCGTCGGCCTGACGCGCGTCGGGGCCGTCCTCAACCGGTTCGACCCGCGCGGCGCGGTCGGCTTCAAGGCCACGGCCGGGATTCGCCACGCCCCGCCGACGGGCCGCTGA
- a CDS encoding SLBB domain-containing protein → MRRLVLLAGLLPALALAQPVDPYGRPDASTDRPVTRIGQSEQTVSSAPGYYRHHLPGEATIQVRVEGSVVNPGLYEVADETNLGDLLALTGGPRIDVRDRQSDRRVELRLIRPGTGQVYGALLVDAVANPSVIPPLLHQDALLVEVIDRRRFGWQDGATLIGAAGTVAFLFQLLTQ, encoded by the coding sequence ATGCGTCGCCTCGTTCTCCTCGCCGGCCTGCTGCCGGCTCTCGCCCTCGCCCAGCCCGTCGACCCGTACGGGCGTCCGGATGCGTCCACCGACCGGCCGGTCACCCGGATCGGCCAGAGCGAGCAGACCGTCAGCAGCGCGCCGGGCTACTACCGGCACCACCTGCCCGGCGAGGCCACGATCCAGGTCCGCGTGGAGGGCTCTGTCGTCAACCCCGGCCTCTACGAGGTCGCCGACGAGACCAACCTCGGCGACCTGCTCGCGCTGACCGGCGGCCCCCGCATCGACGTGCGCGACCGGCAGAGCGACCGACGCGTCGAACTGCGCCTCATCCGCCCGGGCACCGGGCAGGTCTACGGCGCCCTGCTCGTGGACGCGGTCGCCAACCCGTCGGTGATCCCGCCTCTGCTCCACCAGGACGCGCTGCTGGTCGAGGTCATCGACCGCCGCCGGTTCGGATGGCAGGACGGCGCCACGCTGATCGGCGCCGCGGGCACGGTCGCGTTCCTGTTCCAACTCCTGACCCAGTAG
- a CDS encoding O-antigen ligase, translated as MDLTYAPPADLQARPTIATRYVGALGVCLLGYALLGKTFAYVGVAPVYIGEVMLAIGIGVALTMGRIGQAFSAWPLRLWALLLVWTLIRTVPYVAIEGIDAPRDAMVVVYGLYAVVVASVLLSEPERLRDLMAKYRSLAVVMLLLVGAVYGVTKLLGGGMPTLPWAPEVALLNAKGGDLMVQMTGIVAFLMLGGMRLSPWAVALAVFNVSVIMVSNRGGMVAFALGMGLVWLMRPSGTGATRFVYAMALLVIVAALVGPMIDVKIQGGTRSISIEQVVENVRSVFGNSGSNALDGTKRWRLLWWGKIVDYTFSGPYFWTGKGFGLNLAESDGFTLGEVDEGLRSPHNGHMTILARSGVPGLVLWTALHLSWFGMVLFAWGRARLQDHRRWMALFAWLAGFWVAALVNASFDVYLEGPMGGIWLWSVIGAGVAAVRLHRTRPELLDPLDLTLPRTSDVHNARSAAPSFSWF; from the coding sequence ATGGATCTGACCTACGCCCCCCCTGCGGACCTACAGGCCCGTCCTACGATCGCGACGCGCTACGTCGGCGCGCTGGGGGTCTGCCTGCTCGGCTACGCCCTTCTCGGAAAGACGTTCGCCTACGTCGGGGTGGCACCGGTGTACATCGGCGAGGTGATGCTGGCGATCGGGATCGGGGTCGCGCTCACCATGGGACGGATCGGTCAGGCCTTCAGCGCGTGGCCGCTCCGACTGTGGGCGCTTCTACTCGTCTGGACCCTCATCCGGACTGTGCCATATGTCGCGATCGAGGGCATCGACGCCCCTCGGGACGCGATGGTGGTCGTGTACGGGCTGTATGCCGTCGTGGTCGCCTCGGTGCTTCTCTCGGAGCCGGAACGGCTCCGGGACCTGATGGCCAAGTACCGCTCGCTGGCGGTCGTGATGCTCCTACTGGTCGGTGCCGTATATGGCGTCACCAAGTTGCTGGGTGGTGGCATGCCGACGCTTCCCTGGGCTCCGGAGGTGGCGTTGCTCAATGCAAAGGGAGGTGACCTGATGGTCCAGATGACGGGCATCGTCGCGTTCCTCATGCTCGGCGGGATGCGCCTGTCCCCCTGGGCGGTCGCGCTGGCCGTGTTCAACGTCAGCGTCATCATGGTCAGCAATCGCGGAGGCATGGTGGCCTTCGCCCTGGGCATGGGGCTGGTGTGGCTGATGCGGCCGTCAGGCACAGGAGCCACACGGTTCGTGTACGCCATGGCTCTCCTCGTGATCGTGGCGGCGCTCGTCGGCCCCATGATCGACGTCAAAATCCAGGGCGGCACCCGGTCGATCTCCATTGAGCAGGTCGTCGAGAACGTCCGCAGCGTGTTCGGGAACTCCGGCTCGAACGCGCTCGATGGCACCAAGCGCTGGCGACTCCTCTGGTGGGGCAAGATCGTCGACTACACCTTCTCGGGGCCGTACTTCTGGACGGGGAAAGGCTTCGGGCTCAATCTCGCAGAGTCGGATGGCTTCACGCTCGGTGAGGTGGACGAGGGGCTCCGGAGCCCCCACAACGGTCACATGACGATCCTCGCGCGATCCGGTGTGCCGGGCCTGGTGCTCTGGACAGCGCTCCACCTGTCGTGGTTCGGCATGGTGCTCTTCGCATGGGGACGCGCGCGACTGCAGGACCACCGGCGCTGGATGGCGCTCTTCGCGTGGTTGGCCGGCTTCTGGGTCGCGGCCCTCGTGAACGCGTCCTTCGATGTCTACCTCGAAGGGCCGATGGGCGGCATCTGGCTCTGGTCGGTCATCGGTGCGGGAGTCGCCGCCGTCCGCCTCCACCGCACCCGTCCTGAGCTGCTCGACCCGCTCGACCTCACGCTTCCTCGAACCTCCGATGTCCACAACGCTCGCTCCGCCGCCCCGTCGTTCTCGTGGTTCTGA
- a CDS encoding glycosyltransferase family 4 protein, with protein sequence MTVLLVHNVYQKPGGEDAVFEREGALLEEQGHRVLRMRLHNDAVEGMSRVALAGRTLWSRDAYAEVRQIVEAEGVDVVHVHNTLPLASPSVFHAAHAGGAATVHTLHNYRLVCPGNLLLREGAICHDCVGKAFATPGIRHGCYRGSRLETAAVAATTAAHRALGTWDRAVDRYIVLSEFARDLFCEGGLPADRIAVKHNAPEMDPVSAPGGASVLFAGRLAKGKGIPVILEAWAADPTLPGLRIAGDGEMADEVRRAAEADPRIEWLGWVGGKDLLSVMASSAALLAPSVWYEGWPLVAVEAMGMGTPVIATGHGAFLEMIVHGETGLLIPRGDAHALAAAVHDLLGDPSRLAEIRRKTAAEFTNRFSREVNYCQLRDIYADAIAQFTAG encoded by the coding sequence GTGACGGTCCTGCTCGTCCACAACGTCTACCAGAAGCCTGGAGGCGAAGACGCTGTGTTCGAGCGCGAGGGTGCCCTGCTCGAGGAGCAGGGGCACCGCGTCCTGCGCATGAGGCTCCACAACGATGCTGTCGAAGGCATGAGTCGCGTCGCCCTCGCCGGGCGGACGCTCTGGAGCCGGGACGCCTACGCAGAGGTCCGTCAGATCGTCGAGGCGGAGGGGGTGGACGTGGTCCACGTCCACAACACGCTTCCGCTGGCGTCGCCCTCGGTGTTCCATGCGGCGCACGCGGGAGGGGCGGCTACGGTCCACACCCTGCACAACTACCGCCTCGTATGCCCCGGCAACCTGTTGCTTCGAGAGGGCGCGATTTGCCACGACTGCGTCGGCAAGGCGTTTGCCACCCCTGGGATTCGGCACGGGTGCTACCGGGGAAGTCGGCTCGAGACCGCGGCGGTCGCGGCCACGACGGCCGCCCACCGCGCACTCGGAACGTGGGACCGAGCCGTCGACCGCTACATCGTGCTGAGCGAGTTCGCCCGCGACCTGTTCTGTGAGGGAGGGCTGCCGGCAGACCGCATCGCGGTGAAGCACAACGCCCCCGAGATGGACCCTGTATCGGCACCAGGGGGGGCATCCGTGCTGTTCGCGGGGAGGCTCGCCAAGGGCAAGGGGATCCCCGTGATTCTGGAGGCCTGGGCCGCCGACCCGACGCTTCCAGGGCTTCGGATCGCGGGCGACGGAGAGATGGCCGACGAGGTGCGTCGCGCCGCTGAGGCCGATCCCAGAATCGAGTGGCTGGGGTGGGTCGGTGGCAAGGATCTCCTTTCCGTAATGGCCTCCTCGGCTGCGCTGCTCGCGCCGTCGGTCTGGTACGAAGGCTGGCCCCTCGTCGCCGTCGAGGCAATGGGGATGGGCACGCCGGTGATCGCGACCGGTCACGGTGCGTTCCTCGAGATGATCGTGCACGGCGAGACGGGCCTGCTGATCCCCCGTGGGGATGCCCATGCTCTCGCTGCTGCCGTCCATGATCTGCTCGGGGACCCCAGCCGCCTCGCGGAGATCCGGCGGAAGACGGCCGCCGAGTTCACGAATCGGTTCTCCCGGGAAGTCAACTACTGCCAACTCCGCGACATCTACGCCGACGCGATCGCCCAGTTTACCGCCGGCTGA